Proteins encoded within one genomic window of Eurosta solidaginis isolate ZX-2024a chromosome 1, ASM4086904v1, whole genome shotgun sequence:
- the TRAM gene encoding translocating chain-associated membrane protein 1 yields MAIKPGMGRKSTSKNPPIFSHEFVIQNHADIISCVAMVFVVALMDESTSPFASAFISLHHNVTGEEPSRANPHGKPFTYVAGIKDYCAIFFYTLTCIVMHAIIQEYILDKISKRLHLSKFKLSLFNESGQLIAFYVFSFFMGANIILREAYLSKFSLLWEQFPNHPMSFLHKLFFIIQMAYYLHMLPELYFQKVKKEEQQNKIIHSIFGFSVICLAYTFSFQRIALVLLTLHYLGEMVAVVFQLIGVFDRDEKLASVRFVNNITFVFVRFATMVIGVLTLYYGVAGENALRAYVALFGLMVLQGYLIYSFITEELRVTREAKREAKLLQQQQAKKSKAAKEKAKKAAKKESDLPEADQSPSPAKSRVK; encoded by the coding sequence ATGGCAATAAAACCAGGCATGGGACGTAAGTCCACCAGCAAAAACCCACCAATTTTTAGTCATGAATTCGTGATACAAAACCATGCAGACATAATATCCTGCGTGGCAATGGTATTCGTTGTGGCATTAATGGACGAATCCACATCACCTTTTGCCAGTGCCTTCATCTCACTACATCACAATGTTACGGGTGAAGAACCAAGTCGCGCAAATCCACATGGTAAACCATTTACATATGTGGCAGGAATCAAGGATTATTGTGCTATATTCTTTTATACATTAACATGCATTGTAATGCACGCAATCATCCAGGAATatattttggataaaatatcaaaAAGGCTTCACCTTTCCAAATTTAAATTATCCTTATTCAATGAATCTGGACAGCTAATCGCATTTTATGTATTTTCATTCTTTATGGGCGCCAACATTATATTGCGGGAAGCTTATTTGAGTAAGTTTTCGTTGTTGTGGGAACAATTTCCAAATCATCCAATGTCATTTCTGCACAAGCTGTTCTTCATAATACAAATGGCTTACTATTTACATATGCTTCCCGAGTTATACTTCCAGAAGGTCAAAAAGGaagaacaacaaaataaaattatacatTCCATATTCGGGTTTTCTGTTATTTGCTTAGCGTATACATTCAGTTTCCAACGTATAGCATTGGTATTATTGACACTACACTATTTGGGTGAAATGGTCGCAGTTGTATTCCAATTGATTGGTGTCTTCGATCGTGATGAGAAATTAGCTAGCGTACGTTTTGTTAATAACATTACATTTGTATTTGTACGTTTTGCAACAATGGTAATTGGTGTGTTAACATTGTATTATGGCGTGGCTGGTGAGAATGCATTACGCGCTTACGTGGCACTTTTTGGTCTTATGGTGTTGCAAGGATACCTTATATATTCATTTATCACTGAGGAGTTGAGAGTAACACGGGAAGCTAAACGTGAAGCCAAATTGCTGCAGCAACAacaagcgaaaaaatctaaagCGGCTAAAGAGAAGGCGAAAAAAGCGGCAAAGAAGGAAAGTGATTTACCCGAAGCCGATCAGAGTCCAAGTCCTGCTAAATCAAGAGTTAAGTAA
- the LOC137237452 gene encoding uncharacterized protein: protein MQELYVKYTKMKFKCIVANLYRQAYTLEKVKYISSGSRIFTLAFLGPRYFCVSERVLYQVRNMKRRTFYNLCSQENQEFNRSVAEYANISKFARADADFNAVATDVWDTTSESSFCRQESSECATDAENTFGSFPSELSTAEKLYYIKSWAMRHNITQEALNDLVRTLLIIGVKNLPLSAQTILETPKNSVEVQNILGGEFAYYGIQSYFESRLFPSLKNATQVLIDVGIDGLKPFESSKRVLWPILGSIVGNAIERPFLIACFSGKQKPTNANGFLKDFAEEVSLLRTNGLKVGSFPDLKRFDVHLFICDSPARAFISGVQGHSGKHSCPKCWWENV, encoded by the exons atgcaagaattatatgtgaaatatactaaaatgaaatttaagtgtatcgttgccaatttatatag gCAAGCATATACTTTGGAAAAGGTTAAGTATATCAGCAGTGGAAGCAGAATTTTTACGCTCGCGTTTTTGGGTCCGCGCTATTTTTGTGTTTCTGAACGTGTTCTATATCAGGTAAGAAATATGAAGAGAAGAACGTTTTATAACCTTTGCAGTCAGGAAAATCAAGAATTTAATCGCAGTGTAGCCGAATACgccaatatttcaaaatttgctcgGGCAGATGCTGATTTTAATGCAGTTGCGACAGATGTGTGGGACACCACCTCCGAAAGCTCTTTCTGCCGTCAGGAATCTTCTGAATGTGCAACAGATGCTGAGAATACGTTCGGCAGCTTCCCTTCTGAACTTTCGACTGCAGAAAAATTGTATTATATAAAGTCATGGGCCATGCGACATAATATTACCCAAGAAGCATTAAATGATCTCGTTCGGACCTTATTAATTATTGGGGTGAAAAATCTGCCGCTGTCGGCACAGACAATTCTTGAAACACCCAAAAATAGTGTGGAAGTACAGAATATTCTCGGTGGTGAGTTTGCATACTATGGCATTCAGTCCTACTTCGAGTCAAGGTTGTTTCCTAGTCTAAAAAACGCTACACAAGTATTAATAGATGTGGGAATTGATGGTCTCAAACCATTTGAAAGTTCGAAGAGAGTGCTATGGCCGATTCTAGGATCAATTGTCGGTAATGCAATTGAGCGTCCTTTTTTGATTGCGTGTTTTtcaggaaaacaaaaaccaacaaacgcaaacggttttttGAAAGACTTCGCGGAGGAAGTTAGTCTATTAAGGACAAATGGCTTGAAAGTAGGCTCATTCCCCGATTTGAAACGCTTTGATGTTCATCTATTTATATGCGATTCACCCGCACGAGCTTTTATTTCTGGAGTACAAGGACATAgcggaaaacacagttgtcctaagTGTTGGTGGGAGAACGTATAG